Genomic DNA from Dermacentor variabilis isolate Ectoservices chromosome 6, ASM5094787v1, whole genome shotgun sequence:
catacGTGTCACCATGGAAGCTAgtggggactagattgttttgaatagtcacctgtgttggacttgcaagcgccatttcctgagtcggtgaggtggctgacaaagttccttggaagaggccgaattcctggcacagaccttgcaggcggcggcttgcgcggtgcacaggtgtctcgacgcgtggatgatgtcttgaagggctggacgcagggctactcgcaggagtcgtccctatcattaggtgatgatgcgatacccagcacctccaccagtgtcacggctcactggagacaagagcggagagcggtatttattCGAGAGAGTTAGGGCCAGCGCTCAGCCCAGACTTCTGCTTTAGCGCCTCGCTCTCACAGACGAGGTCGCCGTCTTTATCGTCAAAGTGGTTGGGCATAGATGATGTGTCGGCAATATATATAGTCAtaatcatcagaagccaacaaacattgacaccaaggacaacataggggaaattacttgtgcttaaatactaaatacccaagaaagttgatggggaaacagcgccgcggcagctcaattggtagagcatcgcacgcgaaatgcgaaggttgtgggttcggttcccacctgcggcaagttgttttttcatccaccttaatttccatttatttatcgtttcttcatttcatttcttaagcaaaagtaatttcccctatgttgtccttggtgtcagtgtttgttggcttcttatgatatgactaataaaaattgggcctctcggttaactccctttcttctcgtttctatatatatatatatatatatatatagtgtgtaaTTGGGTACCTGTGAGTACACTTTTTCATTAATTGTTATTGTTATTCATTCTTTCGTTCAACTGAAGAAACGTAATCAAGTACAGTGCTCAGCAGAAGAAACGCTGTACTCGGAGCCGCCAGCGCTTTTGCGCCACCAGTGAGTGCTCGGTATAACGAGATAGTACATAGTGCTATACGCCGAGGGCGAGAGGGTTGGTGAAGCATGGAGGCTGCTTCTGGCCGACAGTCGTTAGGTCTGTCTTTCGTGCAGTGTTCCTTGTTAGGCTGGTTCGACGATTCGCGTGGTCGTACTTGACCCATGTGCCTTCGCTGCACCCCATTTGGTTTGTCGACTGTGAACAAACGCTTGCCTCCTGCTGTAGTCACTGTTCCCGGTAGCCACATTTGGCCAAGCTGATTGTACTGTAGAATCCGCACCCGCGTTCCGGGCCCAAACTGTTGCACTCTGGGACACCGTCGACGGTAGTATTCTTCCCCGTTCTGTCCTACTCTTGAAAGTAGGTGCTTATGCGAGTCCGTGGGTGGAATCCTAAGTGCAGTTCCGTAGGCGACTGCTCTTATCGAGTCGGTGTGGTCCTGTAAagtaaaaaaatgtagcatgtcGACTTTGCAAAGTCGCCCTCTGGTTTTTCTTTAACCCCTTTTTGATAGTGCCTACTACCCGTACCGCCAAACCTTTTGATTGAGGGTAGTATGGGGCAGTATTTATGTGGTGCACGCCATTTTACGAGAAgaaaagcgccgtctcggcgctggCAAATAGCGGATCATTATCGGGCACGACAGTCTGTGGTAGGCCAAATGACCCTACGTGTGTCTACAGTGGCTACCGCAGTCACCGTCCTCAGGGGCATCACCACGATCTATTTATTCTCCACATTGACGAGAACGAATATCATCAGCCCTTCCACAGGACCGACAAAATCCATGTGTAAAGCGTACCAGCGTCTATTCGTTTTAGGTCACATCGAGCTGCGCAGTGGGCATGGGCAAGCACTGCACACACTGGGAACACCGTTTTGCCAGCTTCTCAATATATGTGTCCACCCCTGGGCGCCAAACAATTCAGCGCGCAAAGTTATTTATTGAAGTTATTCCAGGGTGCGCGTCGTGCAACTCTTTAAAGACGAATGCCTGCGCTGCTTCGGGCAAACCCGCATGGTGACTCCAGACGAGTACCTCCTCACTCTCAGCAAATTCGTACCTCCGTACGGATTTGCTAAGAGTGAACCCAGACGCCTGGGCCAGTCTCGTAAGATTGACGCCTTCACTTGCTGAAGGAAGTCGTTTTTGTTGGTGTCGTCGGACACATCCTGCGCAGAGCAGCAAAATCCTCTAGCGCCTGCGCATGCAGGACATATTCGGCCAGCACATTTTCACAGCCCTCATAGCGCAGTGCGAAGGTAAGCGGCTAAGAGCTTCGGCATTTGCATTTAGCTACCCTTTTTGGTATTCAAGTCGTATGGATAAGCCACTTTGTGCCGCGCCCAGCGTGGATTCGGGGAATTGTTTTGGCTAGACTTAACAAACCAATCAGAGACTTGTGATCGGTATCAAGGGTGAAGCTGTCGCCAAAGTGTTCATCTCGAAACTTGACAACGCCAAAAATGAGCGTTAGTACCTCCATCTCTAATTGGGAATGGTTGCGCTTCGCTGACGTAAGTGCCCTCCAGCGTAACGCAATGGGCTGGTTCATTCCATTATTACGTTGAGACAGAACTGTTCCTATTCCCTCTGCAGACGCGTCGCACTGATGGCGTTGGGGCTTCAGAAAATCGTAATGAACGAGAAAGTTTGCAGTGCTCATGGCgcgctttgttttttgttttttggaatCCTGCCGCCTGCGCGGCCCCCCAACACCAGGGCACTCCTTTAAGCAAGAGCCAGTATAACAGAGGTAAACTGCAGGACAAATTGGGCAGAAATTTTGGTTAGCACGTGACCAGTCCCAAGAATTCTTTTTGTGGGCTTACCGATGTAGGTGGCGGCGTTTCTAGCGCTGCCTCCAAATTGTCCTGCAGAAGGTTGTGACCCGAACCGGCACATTTCCCTGTTCAGCGTGAGACCATTCGCCCGCAGTCGTTCGAACACTTGCCTTAGTACAGTGGCGTCGTGTGCTTTTTTCTGCTACTATAATGTCGTCAAGGTAAACTTTCAGTTCTGTAATGCCCTGTCGCAATGCTTCTATGCATCACTGAAACAGAGCCGGCGCAAAGGCAATGCCGCATGGTAAGCGGTCGTACGAGAAGGAGCCTTTGTGTGTATTCAGCAGAACTAttttcttggcttcttcaaatAGGGAAAGCTGGTTGTATGCACTTTGCAAAGTAAGAGTGCTTAATACCTCCCCTCCTGGCAACACTGCAAAAATATTGTTAGTTTTTGGTAGTGGGTACTGCTGCACTCGTGTTGCTGGTTGACAGTCAGCTTAAAATCTCTACGCAGCCGGATGTCACCGTTTTTATTCGCTACAGGTACTAGTAGCGTTGCCAATTCAATCACACTAAACGGTGACAGCACTCTCTCTACCACGAGCCAGTCGATTGCGGCAGCTACTTAGGTTCTCACGGTATAAAAAACTGTCCGAGCCTTACAAAACCGGGGTTTGGACCCTTATTTATGGTGCAGTTTCCGCGGTGGTCCCTTACGGCACCCAAGCTTCTGAAGAATGTCCAAAAATTCGTTAAGTTCGCTTAACGGGGGGTCGCCGTGTGCAACATTTAGGGACAGCAACGTCTCTCCTTCCAAGAGGGACACAGCTGCTCGGCGAAATGTCTGTATCGTGTCTCTTCCGCACAGGAGAGGCCCTTGATGGTCCACCATTACAAGCGAACTGCTCACGGTTGATTATCCAAACTGCACCTTCACATCCAGTCTGACAAAGACCGGCAACAGTCCCAGAAAACATGAAATGCGCAATCAGGTTCTCTACAAAGCAGACCGCCACTTGCGATGCTTCTTATACAAGCTCTTGAGAATTACGGTTACCAGTGACTCCGAATAGGCAACCACTCGCAGCCCACGACCCTCCCAAATTGAGAAGTGCTCAATTGGCTGCGTAGTGTTCTTGTTGTCCGGATACTGCGCGACCACAGAATACAGCATCTCTTCTTCGCTTTCACATTCCGTTCCTTCGACAGGGAACGTTCCCGAGCTGCGGCCGTGCGCTCCCATTTGCAAGCCCTTTCAATATTTCCACGTTGGCCACAATGGTGGCAGACAGAACTGCGATGTCGGCGCGATGCCATTCCATGAGCCCCTTTGCATCTGTAGCACGAAAGACTATGACTTGACAGGTTGTGATTCTTCTTCCATTGTCTTCCGTGTCTTCCATTGTCTACTGGTGTACCACGTTGACGACGACGCCCTCAGCCCTTGCATAAGAGCCCGGCATGTCACGAGCGTCTTCGTTCGCTCTCTCAGCAGACAAGCCGAATTCTACGGCTTCTTGGCGGTTTAATTTCTTACGGGCCCGTAAGTACCGGCGTGTTTCGTTGTCCCGGATCCGGGAAACGATGCGCTCTCGCAGCATATGGCCCAGCGTCGCTTTGAATTTAGAATATGCGGCCAGTTTTATTGCCGCAGTGTAGTCCCGCATGCTGTCCTGCTCTTCCTAGTTTGCTGCTATTTCGTTTGTCTGAGGAGATGAAATATTCCCCCAGGCATTTTACAACGTCGTCATACGTCAGGAAATTGATGGGGACTGCGGTCTGGTGCCCTTGCAAGATACGGACGACACTGTGGCTCAACGACGACACCAGCAGGGTAGGGCGTTTTCCAGCCTCTGCTATTCTATTAAGCTCAAGATAGGAGCAGCCAAAATAACCGACTGGAACGCTTTTCGCAAAGCATGCAagcacatggggggggggggggtaacctCCATAGAGGAATGGTGCAAACAACTTAAGGCAATACAACAATACACCCAGGAGGTGGAAAGGTCACAGCAAACAACGAAGGTGGACTTGCGACTCGTCAGGCTATGGGAGGCAAGGCTCGATTAACCAAAAGGTCGAAGAAATAACGACTACATAAGAATATAAAGAAGAAAATAGCAGAGGTTACCAAGGAGGCAGAGGAATACGCAGCGCAACTCACGCGACAAAGTTGCCAAAAGTTTAGCGACTCGCTGAATAGAACCCTCTGCACCGCAAAGACCTGGCGTATCCTCAAGGCTCTAGTGGACCCAACAAAGACCAAGTCAGCAAGTAACGAGGCAATCCAAAAACTAGTACGTCAAATTGAAATGACAGAAGAAGAGCTACAGGAAAAAGTCCGTGTAAAGTGCTACGGGCAAGATAAACCCGAAGCGTACACGGAAAGATACCGAGGCGAAAATAACCCCGACCTAGACAGACCCATCACCAGGGAGGAAGTTTTCGCAACAGTTAAGGCATCGACCCGGAAAACAGCAGCAGCCGCGGACAAGATTAGGAACGCACTAATTCGCAACCTAAGTGATGAGGTGGTCACAGAGTTGACGAACTTCCTGAACACACATTGGGCAGCTGGGACACagccagaggaatggaaacatgcGGAAGTGGTTATGTTCCCAAAGCCAGGGAAAAAGCTATTAGTAGAAATCCTACAGCCGATATCACTCACTTCGCGCCTTGGCAAGTTGTACGAGCGAATCGTGACAAAGAGGCTGCAACAATACATGGAAAACGAAGATCTGTATCCCCACAGTTTGTTCGGCTTTCGCACCAAATTATCAACCCAAGACATCCCACTACAAATTAAAGAGGGGGTTCTAAACAACATCCCCTACAACGGAGAAAACATAATAATGGCACTCGATGTCAAAGGAgcgttcgacaacgtcagccacgcggccatcctcAAGGGACTGGATGATCTCAGCAGTGGGCGAAGCATCCACGGCTACGTGACAGCGTTCCTATCAAACAGAACAGCCACGGTGGGGTTACGAGACCTGCGGAGTGACAAGTTCCACACGCCTAACAAAGGAACCCCGCGGGGATCCGTGATCTCACCGACCCCTTTCAACATGGCAATGATTGggatagcccggaagctggaagagatcGACGGCATACATTACGCcatttatgccgacgatatcaccgtcTGGACTAACCAAGGCTCGCTCAGCCGAAAAGAAGAACGACTACAAGCCGCAGCAACATGCGTGGAAGAATGCTTTAGGGAAAGAGGCCTCGCCTGCTTGACGGAGAAGTCCTAGCTCCTGAGAGTCAGAAGAGGAAAGCACTCGGAAGAACAAATAAGCGTCGCCCTAGAAGGACAGAAGGTACCAGAAAAAGAAGCCGTCAGGATTCTGGGAATGTGGGTGCAGAGCAAACAACGCTGCACACACACCATAAACCTACTCAAGCAAGCGATGGCTCAGGTGGCCCGTATGATCACCCGTGTCTCGCAAAAAACAAGCGGCATGAAGGAAGAAGATACGGTCAAGTTGGttaagagcctcataatcagccggatcacgtacgccctcccatattacaacacaaacaaaggCGAACGGGACTAGGCCGACGCCTTCATAAGGAAAGCATTCAAAACAGCGCTTCACCTGCCGGCCAACACCCTGACAGAGAAGCTGCTGGCCCTCGGACTCCACGACACGTTCGAGGAGCTCGAAGAAGCCCAATTATCGTCGCAGCTACTCAGACTCCAGCAGACTAGCACGGGCAGAAAGCTCCTAAAAAAACTggggcacaaagaaattgaaagtgAAGAACAAATAACGGCAAACCTACCCGATGAGTATCGCAGCACCATCAAGGTGCcctgccaagaaacatggacccgaatttcCACAAAGCCAGGTGGAACGCTAGggcaaaatatgtagaaaaatacttagcaaccaaggcgaacaccgtatacacggacgccgcggtatattctcgagaacgaagggaaacagaacaaagagtcGTCGCGGCAGTAATAGACTCGCTCTATAGGGAAATCGCTTTCGCGACGGCACGGGATTATACGGTGACCGAGGGAGAGAAAATGGTTGTTTCTCTACcagctgtggagggctaccgcttaaatagatcccttataattctaacagactccaaggaagcatgccgaaactacattaatGGCAGAATTCGTcaaaaagcgctccaaatcttcctccgcgctggtcaacagaataaacgcattagacacaGCATCTTTTGGGTACCAGGGTACTGAGATGGAGGGCAGCCAAAGGgttgataggatcgctcgcgagtatacaaaccgagcggacctaaacagagatcctgaggatTTCATGGCAGTGATCACAACGTACTCTAGCATACTAAATTACcctagagggacgaggatcagatatcccccgccccacaatacactcacttaacaacaggcagtttactggggaaagctgcagacaggaactttcctaAATTTACATATACTATGCAAAATGTTCCTAAGTCAATACAGgtacacatgcccgtggtgtggcgctATACCCTCACTTTATcgcatcacatgggagtgcaatacgaataaggcattccacaaaatagaaaatccgagtgcggagcagtgggagagcgtgctctccagcggcgaccctagcctccaacggaggctggtggatcatgcccgatcagcagccacgctcagtggtgccctggaataggggcgccaaccatccAGGCCGGAGATCGTAATCAACCAATAGACGATGAAGGCATCCGGCCTGACCGCTGAATTACgctttctagagcaataaagtttacttcctcctcctcctccggacATGACGCGTGCTCCAGCTGCTCGCAGCTTCGTCGAGAGCCGGAGGTCGAGAGGCCGTTTATATAGCTTCATTGGCGAAGTGTGTCCAACCAGTGTCCCGTCCTTGTCGCCAGTGTGTTATATTTAGGAAACCTGGAAAGCATGGCACTTCGTTGCGCGAACAAGAATGAATACATATTGAAAAGGCTGCACTCTTGGCCTTATACAATAGCCATGCGGCCGAATCATTCGCAGTTACAAACCGTCTAGTCACATGCTTTATTAGTGTGCCCTCCAGAGCATGCCTCtgaagggaggaggaaagagaaaagcagaaggcagggaggttaaccagaataacgtccggatggctaccctacaccgggagaatcggaaaggggaaaacaatgatgacgaggagagagagaggagggaaggaaagaaagcaactagtggtgagttcgctgacgcgtgtggtcttatagAAATTGCATTATTAATCACAGAtgttcgcacaagcccgtcgtcctcaagcacaaaagcgccttcaccactttatgggccgacgagcgatgggggcgctgttccagcagcacctgcacagaaagcggccagaGCGTTGGCAAGTTCTtctctttctggggcatatcgtggacagcgTCACAGCAGATGGTCGATATTTTCTtaggtgccgcagacctcgcaggCTGCACTGTCGGTccctccaattaatgtagagtatgcctttgtgaaggcaactcctaaccaaaggcgacactgaagcgtagcttcacgtcgaggaatttCGAGTGGAGGTTGGAGTTGCAGTGAGGGATTTAATTGgcgcagtcgtgtaagtcgtaagtttggcgagtttctctcggtcagtgagagactcCGTGTCAGGTGTCGAAGCTGCTTTGCGGCGTCTTTATTTGTTATAACTGCAGTGTTCTTCTTATCATTTCTCAGCTGAAGTCTACAGCTACACGTGCCAATCTGGTTGCCTATCTTATGTTTTCTTacttcgcttcccttcccctcCTTCCCTAACCTGTCTTTATATTCCGACGTGCACTGCAAATAAACGCCCATTCTTCCAGCTTGTCAGCGTGTGTCTGCCTCGCCCGCGTCAAGCGCAGTGTCCGACGTGCGATGTAACAGTGGCGACGAGAAACGGAAAGCAAAACCCCTGGCAAAACCTTGAAGTACAGGACGGCAGCTACGCTACGAGGCGACGACTCGACGATGGCACACCAGCAACTGCCCGACTTCGACGACGAAAGAGACAACTGGAAGGCCTATGGTATCAAGGCAGAGGCATAATTTGAGGCAGTGGGCGTGAAGGAGTCGGCACAGAAACGGGCGCTTTTGGTGGCAGCTCTAAGCACGCGCACCATTCAAATATTAGCAGGACGAGTAGCGCCGAAGAAGCCGAATTCTTTGGAGTACGAAGACGTCGTGAAAGTCTTGGACGAGTTAGTTTTTTGATCCCAAGCGCCATGAGATTACCGAAAGCTTCCGCTTCTTCAACCGCTGCCAGCTTGATGGTGAGTCTGTCCAAGAATTCATTACTGAAATTCGTCGAATTGCGGACAACTGCAATTTCGGTACCATGCTCGACCGAATGCTACGGGATAGAATTGTGTGCGGCATAAGATCGAGTGCACGGCAGAAACAACTCCTGACAAAGAAAGATCTGTCCGTAGAGGAAGCTGAAACGATGGCACTGTCGGCGGAAGCTGCAGATAaggacgccaataaaatggccgcaGACACGTCGGCGGTGCTTAAAATTAAGGCGCAGTCAGCCTCAACGAAAGAGGTACTGGCCGAATGTGGACGTTGTGGCAGCATAAAACACAACAGTAATGCCTGCCGTTGGAGTAATGCTCGTTGTTATCACTGCGGTCGACATGGTCACCTAGCAGTAAAAAGCCGGAACGAAGAAAGCGCAAGATCTCGAACCCGAGAAGGAGCCCGGGGTTTTCGTGGCAGAGTACTGGCTGTTAAGGAAGGGGAGACAGATGAAGACATAGAGGATAGCATGCACATCTGGACGCTAAAATCGACGCTGGAGGTACATGTGAAACCCCCAATGCGATGCACCTTCACATGGGGAGGTGTGGACGTGTCAATGCTTATCGATACGGGTTCCCCGGTCTGCGTCGTGTCCCGACAGCTATTTGAGCAGCACAAAAACACTTGGCCTTCGCTCCGGCCTTCACGCATGAAGTTATCATGCTACCTCGGAAAATTGCCAGCTTTTGGAGAGCTCCTCTTGCCGGTGTCGTACGACAGTACAACTGTGGAATGCACATTGGCGGTGCTAGATTGCCCCGGTCCAAGCTTATTTGGTCGAGACCTAATTTCCCTCCTGAGCGACGCAGGCTCCCCCGTCCTCAGCCTCTCAGCCAAGCCGCTGAGCGCACAGCCGTCTACCGCCACGCAGGTCACTGCTGACGTGTTTGTCGATTTTCCAGATGTTTTCAGCTCGGATCTGGGCTTCATCAAAGGACCCGCGGCACACCTACAGCTGAAGGAGGGAGCCACGCCCAAGTTCTGTAAGGCCCGATCTATTCCCTTCGCCCTACGCGACAAGGTATCTGAAGAGCTTGATAGACTCGTGGCATTAGGCGTCTTGTCACCAGTGCCGCATTCCGAGTGGGCGACGCCCATTGTACCCGTCCTTAAGAAGGACGGCACCGTTAGGATTTATGGCGACTTCAAAGTAACTTTAAATTCGGCATGTGAGCTGGAGCAGTACCCATTGCCAGTAATCAATGACATGTTCGCGTCCTTAAGCGGTGGAAAACATTTCAGCACACTAGATTTGCGTGACGCTTATAACCAAGTCCCTCTCCATGAGGAATCGCGCAAGTTATGCGTGATTAACACGCATAATGGTCTTTTCTGCTACAACAGATTACCTTTCGGCATTGCCTCCGCGCCAGCCATTTTTCAACGCAGAATGGAAACAGTTCTACAAGGCTTATCAGGCGCGCAAGCTTATCTGGACGATGTCTTGGTGTCCGAAAGAGCAGGAAGTGACGACGTGCTCAAAGCCGTTCTACAGCGTTTCCGCGAGAATGGTGTTAAACTGCGCCTCAACAAATGCAAGTTTCGGCAAGTGTCCGTTACATACCTCGGACATCGAATCGATCAGCAAGGGTTACACCCAATAAAAAAGAATGTCGAAGCTATCACAGATGCCCCTAGCCCGAAAAATGTAGCCGAGCTTCGTTCTTTTCTTGGCATGATCACTTTCTACGCAAAATTTTTGCCGAACATATCGTCTCTGCTCGCTCCACTGTATCGGCTGCTGGAAAAGAACAGACATTGGCTCTGGGAACAAGAGCAACAAACGGCGTTCGATAAAGCAAAACGGTGTTTGCAGCAAGCAGGTGTGTTGGCTCACTGCGACCCTGCACAACCGCTGAAACTAGAGTGCGACGCATCGCAAAAAGGTATCGGCGCAGTGCTTTTTCACACGAAAGGGAACGTCAACAAGCCAATCGGATTTCGTTCAAGGACATTgtcgaaagcagaaaaaaattattcgcaaCTTGAACGTGAAGCACTGGCCCTCGTATTTGGAGTAATGAAGTTTCGTGATTATCTTCTAGGCCGAGAATTCATCCTTGTCACAGATCACCAGCCGCTCCTGGGCCTGCTGAGACTGGATCGGCCCACTCCGCCACTGGCTGCTGCTCGCATACAGCGCTGGGCGCTGTATTTGGGAGGATTTCGCTACAAGTTACAGTATTCGCCAGGCAAGCAGCTCCTGAACGCGGACGCGCTTAGAAGGCTGCCACAAGAAACTTCGGAGCCAACCACGGAAGGAGAGCCAGCTGACTACGTTCTGGCACTCGCATCTGTCCAGGAGGGGGTGGTCTCGGTAGAGGAACTGCAGGCGCTGACGGCAGGTGACGCAGTACTTTCAAAGGTCGTGCAATACACAAGAGATGGGTGGCCTCCAAGCTCTAAAGCATTAGAATGAAGCTTACTCCCCTTTTACGACCGCAAACTAGAACTGTCATTGGCCTACCGTTTGCTGTATTGGGGCCGTAGAGTTGTCATTCCAGTTAACGCACAACATAGAATGTTGCACATGTTGCACGAGGCACATCAAGGATCATCGGCGATGAAATCAATCGCTGGGTCAGCTTTTTGGTGGCCAGGAATGGACCACGACATAGAACAACTGTCAGCGGGGTGCACAAGCTGCATCCAAAATCGACCAATGCCGGCATCTGCTCCGCCAGTTAACTGGCCGACCTGCCAGGAGAACTGGTCAAGAGTGCATCTAGATTTCGCGGCGCCAATCAAAGGAAACATGATCCTTGTTCTCGTAGATGCTCACAGCAAATGGATTGAGGCCGTACCAATGAAACAGGCGACCACATCTTCGACTATTACTTGCCTGCGCAGCTTCTTTAGCAAGTTCGGCATCCCTCGCACCATTGTTTCAGATAATGGTACGCAGTTCACTAG
This window encodes:
- the LOC142586094 gene encoding uncharacterized protein LOC142586094 — translated: MAHQQLPDFDDERDNWKAYGARGFRGRVLAVKEGETDEDIEDSMHIWTLKSTLEVHVKPPMRCTFTWGGVDVSMLIDTGSPVCVVSRQLFEQHKNTWPSLRPSRMKLSCYLGKLPAFGELLLPVSYDSTTVECTLAVLDCPGPSLFGRDLISLLSDAGSPVLSLSAKPLSAQPSTATQVTADVFVDFPDVFSSDLGFIKGPAAHLQLKEGATPKFYHQPLLGLLRLDRPTPPLAAARIQRWALYLGGFRYKLQYSPGKLGTSDDWTLAPDTNVYVRNFGKGDKWKTGTVKSAEGARMVTVETPEGLVRRHVDQVHTRKDPTATQGHRESESSSISRTPEETSEPKAKAETRETSPPLPGKCDRTV